In the Sulfobacillus thermosulfidooxidans DSM 9293 genome, ACTTACAATCCTCCGAGACCTGATCTGCCAAATTTCTTCCATAATATTATGTTACAATGTTATGTAAGAGAGGTGACGATCATGGCCATAAAGCAACTGATCGAGGCTCCTCTTGTTGTGGTAACGAATAGGGAGCCTTACGTTGACGAGCGCTCCAATAACGGAATTCGAACCATACAGAAAGCGGGAGGAGTGGTATCAGCCTTAGACCCGCTTCTACAGGATATTGGCGGACACTGGATTGCATGGGGAAGTGGCAGTGCTGATATCGAAGTATCACCCGGAGGAAAACGTCAAGTTCCTCCTGAACATCCACGATATACGTTACACCGGATTATGTTAAATCAAGAAGAAATTCAAGGATACTACGCAAAATATTCTAATCAAGGGCTTTGGCCGCTGAGCCACATGTTGATTGAGCGTGCTCAATTTTCGCGGCGTGCATGGCAAATTTATCGCAATGTCAACCAAAAATTTGCTAAGCGCGTAAGCGCCGTAAGCCCTGAAGGTGCTTGGGTTTTTTCTCACGATTACCAATTATCCTTGCTGCCAGCGTTCGTGCGTAAATCACGGCCTGATGTGGCCATTGCTCACTTTTGGCATATTCCTTGGCCACCATTGACAATTTTTCGTTTGTGCCCTCAGCATCAAGAAATTTTACGGGGCTTATTAGGTGCTGATGTATTAGGGTTCCAAAGCGAATTAGATGTCGACAACTTTTTAAATGCCGTCGAACGCACGTTAAAAGTTCCAGTAGACCGTGACACGGGAATGGTGACGTGGCAAGATCGCCATGTGCATGTGAAATCATTTCCGATATCAGTGGATTTTGCTGCCATTCAGCAATTGGTCGAGACTCCCCGGATTCGCCGGTGGGTACGCGGCATTCGTCGTCACATTGAACACCGCGATCAAATTCTAGGCATCTCTGTAGATCGGGCCGACTATACCAAAGGACTCTTGCCTCGCCTAGATGCCATAAAAGAATTTTATAGTTTGTATCCGCAGTACCGTGAACGTGTGACCTATTTGCAAGTTGTGGTACCGTCTCGAACTGAAGTTGCGGAATATCGGCGGTTTTATGATCGAGTGGCCAAAAAGACTCAAGAAGTTAACCAACTCTTTGCCACATCATCATGGACTCCCATCATCACGTTACCCCACAGTATCGATCGGCCGCGTCTAATGGGATTATTTCGGGCAGCAGATTTTGCTGTGGTCAGTTCCTTAGTGGATGGTATGAACTTAGTTGCCAAAGAATTTGTGGCCGCGCAGGTCGATAAACGTGGCGTATTATTACTGAGTGAAACGACTGGCGCCGCGAACGAATTAGAAAACGAAGCATTTCCAATCAATCCTTTGGATCCTGAAGGATTTGCCAACACGCTCCATGAAGCGTTATCCATTTCCGCCGATGAACGCGCTGCCCGCATTTCGACAATGCGCGCACATTTGATGAAGCATACCATCTATGATTGGATGGAAGATATTTTCCTCACATTAAAAATGGCAGCCCAGTCATATGTGTAAATCTTTGCTAACGGTACCAATACTCGCTAACATTTCGCAACAGT is a window encoding:
- a CDS encoding alpha,alpha-trehalose-phosphate synthase (UDP-forming) is translated as MAIKQLIEAPLVVVTNREPYVDERSNNGIRTIQKAGGVVSALDPLLQDIGGHWIAWGSGSADIEVSPGGKRQVPPEHPRYTLHRIMLNQEEIQGYYAKYSNQGLWPLSHMLIERAQFSRRAWQIYRNVNQKFAKRVSAVSPEGAWVFSHDYQLSLLPAFVRKSRPDVAIAHFWHIPWPPLTIFRLCPQHQEILRGLLGADVLGFQSELDVDNFLNAVERTLKVPVDRDTGMVTWQDRHVHVKSFPISVDFAAIQQLVETPRIRRWVRGIRRHIEHRDQILGISVDRADYTKGLLPRLDAIKEFYSLYPQYRERVTYLQVVVPSRTEVAEYRRFYDRVAKKTQEVNQLFATSSWTPIITLPHSIDRPRLMGLFRAADFAVVSSLVDGMNLVAKEFVAAQVDKRGVLLLSETTGAANELENEAFPINPLDPEGFANTLHEALSISADERAARISTMRAHLMKHTIYDWMEDIFLTLKMAAQSYV